The Lutibacter sp. A64 genome segment ATTTAGAAAGCACTAGTACTCCAGTAAATTATACGCAGGTTGATAGTTACTTTAGATATCAATAAAACTATCTTAAAAAAATATCACTCTAAATCCTACTTACTTCAAGCATATTTAAAGTGATATTTTTCTAAACTTTTTTTAGTTTTTCTTATTTAAAAAAGCTAAAATATTTTGTTCAATTCTTTCAGAGATATTACTTACATCCGATTTTACAAAGGTTTCTCCTATAATATTTTCATATAACTCAATATATCTTTCTGATATTTCTTGAATTTTCTCATCACTCATATCAGGCACTTTTTGTCCTTCTAAACCTTGAAAATCATTTGCTATTAACCATTGACGTACAAATTCTTTAGACAATTGTTTTTGAGCCTCTCCTCTACTTTGTCTTTCTTCATAACCTTCAGCATAAAAATAACGTGAAGAGTCTGGTGTATGAATTTCATCAATCAATAAAATTTTACCATCTTTTGTTTTTCCAAATTCATATTTTGTGTCTACTAAAATTAAACCTCTTTCGGCAGCAATTTCAGTTCCTCGTTTAAATAAAGTACGTGTATATTTTTCCAATACTTCGTAATCTTCTTTTGAAACTATTCCTTTAGAAATTATTGCTTCTTTTGAAATATCTTCATCGTGATCACCATCTTCTGCTTTGGTTGCAGGCGTAATTATTGGTTCAGGAAATTTATCATTTTCTTTCATTCCTTCAGGCATTGGAACACCACAAAGCAATCTTTTACCTGCTTTATATTCTCTAGCCGCGTGCCCAGACATATAACCACGAATTACCATTTCCACTTTAAAAGGTTCACACAAATGACCAATAGCTACATTTGG includes the following:
- a CDS encoding phosphoribosylaminoimidazolesuccinocarboxamide synthase; translated protein: MSNTINNTAYNFPKQKSFYKGKVREVYNINDEILVMIASDRLSAFDVVMPKQIPYKGQILNQIASKMMDATKDIVPNWIVAIPDPNVAIGHLCEPFKVEMVIRGYMSGHAAREYKAGKRLLCGVPMPEGMKENDKFPEPIITPATKAEDGDHDEDISKEAIISKGIVSKEDYEVLEKYTRTLFKRGTEIAAERGLILVDTKYEFGKTKDGKILLIDEIHTPDSSRYFYAEGYEERQSRGEAQKQLSKEFVRQWLIANDFQGLEGQKVPDMSDEKIQEISERYIELYENIIGETFVKSDVSNISERIEQNILAFLNKKN